Proteins encoded in a region of the Novipirellula caenicola genome:
- a CDS encoding aldose 1-epimerase family protein, with translation MAEIVALRKWDRREPQIAWDSESPLSMDVETRMGDIKTRHGRFVGGASDNVEVVEIDTGVMRVIVLPTRGMSIWKIEAEGIRYGWDSPITGPVHPSQVPLFDPSGLGWLEGFDELVVRCGLESNGAPEFDDSGKLKYPLHGRIGNLAADSLSIEYDEASGRLELIGEVIESRLFFKRLRLKTRLRVHAGSYRVDLLDDVTNELSTPTTMQLLYHINVGSPILKPGAVLEAACEELAPKDALSASELETWNQFDKPESGYQERVYFANLVCDDSSETTAMLRTAEKNRGMAVTFNVSQLPNFILWKNTGAKSDGYVVGMEPATNFPNTRSFEAEQGRVVTIEPADTGSFRLSLEVLTDETAVEKVSSRIKSLAAIHAPQVHDDPKAGWSM, from the coding sequence CCGCCGCGAGCCTCAAATCGCCTGGGACAGCGAATCTCCCTTGTCGATGGACGTGGAAACACGCATGGGAGATATCAAAACCCGGCATGGCCGTTTCGTCGGGGGGGCATCGGATAATGTCGAAGTCGTCGAGATCGACACCGGCGTGATGCGGGTCATCGTGCTGCCCACGCGAGGCATGTCGATCTGGAAAATCGAGGCCGAAGGGATCCGGTATGGCTGGGATTCGCCCATCACTGGCCCAGTCCATCCGTCCCAAGTCCCGCTGTTTGACCCCAGCGGGCTCGGTTGGCTCGAAGGGTTCGACGAATTGGTCGTCCGCTGTGGGCTGGAAAGCAACGGGGCCCCCGAATTTGATGACTCAGGCAAGCTGAAGTACCCGCTGCACGGCCGTATCGGAAATCTGGCCGCCGATTCGTTGTCGATCGAATACGACGAGGCGTCCGGTCGGCTCGAATTGATTGGCGAAGTGATCGAATCGCGGCTGTTTTTTAAACGTTTGCGGCTAAAAACGCGGTTGCGAGTCCATGCGGGCAGCTACCGCGTGGATCTGCTGGACGACGTCACCAACGAATTGTCGACTCCAACAACGATGCAGTTGCTGTATCACATCAACGTGGGCTCGCCGATCTTGAAACCCGGCGCCGTGCTCGAAGCCGCCTGCGAAGAATTGGCTCCCAAAGACGCATTGTCCGCAAGCGAGTTGGAGACTTGGAACCAATTCGATAAACCCGAATCGGGGTACCAAGAGCGTGTCTACTTTGCCAACTTGGTGTGCGACGATTCGAGCGAAACCACTGCAATGCTCCGCACGGCGGAAAAAAATCGTGGCATGGCGGTCACCTTCAACGTCAGCCAGCTTCCCAATTTCATCTTGTGGAAAAACACCGGCGCCAAAAGCGATGGTTATGTGGTCGGAATGGAACCGGCAACTAACTTTCCCAACACGCGTTCGTTCGAAGCCGAACAGGGGCGAGTGGTGACGATCGAGCCCGCCGATACCGGGTCGTTTCGGTTGTCATTAGAAGTGCTGACCGATGAAACGGCCGTCGAAAAGGTCAGCAGCCGGATCAAGAGCCTCGCCGCGATTCACGCCCCGCAGGTTCACGATGACCCCAAAGCCGGTTGGTCGATGTAG
- a CDS encoding response regulator: MASILLCEDSPTHTVLMQTLLEDDAHQVRCAQDGREAMASIAEHMPELVVTDLRMPNMNGLELVQALMSEQSQLPTVVVTARGSEDLAVDALALGAVNFVPKNSLNMLLNPVVRQTIAYSGSDRFSQALSGQLRSPEFYFKLRNDIESINPATQLVIQALAAAGKLNSTQRIRIGMAVASALFNAICYGNLELSDEDSIVAKVIAGDRDSHCELANRATSDRYRKRCVHLKVSGGDKDTRISVSHDGNGRLARFNPAPGTPESFELEQCRGMMLITSFMDEVMFNSGFSEVVMVKHHP, from the coding sequence ATGGCATCCATTTTACTGTGCGAAGACAGCCCGACGCATACGGTGCTGATGCAGACGCTACTCGAAGACGATGCTCACCAAGTACGTTGTGCGCAGGACGGACGCGAAGCGATGGCGTCGATCGCCGAGCACATGCCCGAGTTGGTCGTCACCGATTTGCGAATGCCCAACATGAACGGACTGGAATTAGTCCAAGCGTTGATGTCCGAACAATCGCAGTTACCCACCGTGGTCGTCACCGCGCGCGGATCCGAGGACTTGGCGGTCGATGCGTTGGCGTTGGGCGCCGTGAATTTTGTTCCCAAAAATTCGCTTAACATGCTGCTCAATCCTGTCGTGCGGCAAACGATCGCCTATTCGGGCAGCGATCGATTTTCGCAGGCATTGTCAGGGCAACTGCGTTCACCCGAGTTTTATTTCAAACTGCGAAATGACATCGAATCGATCAACCCAGCGACTCAGCTTGTCATCCAAGCACTAGCGGCCGCGGGTAAGCTGAACTCGACCCAGCGGATTCGCATTGGGATGGCTGTCGCCAGTGCGTTGTTCAATGCGATTTGTTACGGCAATCTCGAACTCAGCGACGAAGACTCGATTGTCGCCAAAGTGATCGCGGGCGATCGAGACAGCCACTGCGAACTGGCGAACCGCGCCACGTCGGATCGCTATCGCAAACGCTGTGTCCACTTGAAGGTTTCGGGTGGCGACAAGGACACGCGAATCTCGGTATCACATGATGGCAACGGCCGTCTCGCTCGTTTCAATCCCGCTCCCGGCACGCCGGAATCGTTTGAACTCGAGCAGTGCCGCGGCATGATGCTGATCACCAGTTTTATGGACGAGGTGATGTTCAATTCCGGTTTCAGCGAAGTCGTGATGGTCAAACATCACCCGTAA
- the mutL gene encoding DNA mismatch repair endonuclease MutL produces the protein MTATAKPLPTIRQLPPNLVNKIAAGEVIERPASVVKELLENSVDAGAFRVEVTINGGGTELIRISDDGCGMTAEQLPLAVASHATSKLPDEEALFHVHTLGFRGEALASIGSVSQLTIRSRTIGDDCGSEINVRGGVIESPTPCGCPVGTVMEIRNLFFNTPVRHRFLKTAQTERGHIVEAFTRIALANPDKHFVLTSNDKTLYDLPPTTRWSDRIAEFFGGEIADSLIPIESDDSQIRVSGYACDPSVSRGNNRMQYMFLNGRHIRDRSLQHALSEAYRGLLMVGRHPVCFLRMEMPAEMVDVNVHPTKLEVRFTDGGRVYGRLLQTLRYQFLKTNMTHRVGPASTPQTNTDSSSSAPRNEVAAAAPSVLGLPSRVEAEQRQGVINWARTGETSPMPASLSPASSSPANSSPAMPSTSLPDFRPFPGNAPFPAKPLPATAAGGAAVDDNAAVDAAAANHAAANHGDAAADHAPWDAEPVAGSGDPNGGNPTVCYLGFQVHNRYLVTQDEKGMVVIDQHALHERVLYERVKDKVLGGSERLESQRLLVPEPVSLTPAERTAALDSKDTLARIGIEIDDFGGETILIQSYPAMLKRMSPGDMLRTVLESVMSAGKEPDAQDLLNHLLSTIACKAAVKAGDPLTREEITSLLEQRDLYQDTHHCPHGRPTALFFSRDELDRMFGRLGPRGRAKG, from the coding sequence ATGACTGCTACTGCAAAACCGCTGCCGACCATTCGTCAATTACCTCCCAATCTCGTCAACAAGATCGCTGCGGGCGAAGTGATTGAGCGACCGGCATCGGTCGTGAAAGAACTGCTCGAAAACAGCGTCGATGCGGGGGCCTTTCGCGTTGAAGTGACGATCAATGGCGGCGGCACCGAACTGATCCGCATCAGCGACGATGGTTGCGGGATGACGGCGGAACAATTGCCGCTTGCTGTGGCCAGTCATGCGACCAGCAAACTGCCCGACGAAGAGGCGTTGTTTCACGTCCACACCCTTGGGTTTCGCGGCGAAGCCTTGGCATCGATCGGCAGCGTTTCGCAATTGACGATTCGCAGCCGCACGATCGGCGACGACTGCGGCTCGGAGATCAATGTTCGCGGCGGGGTGATCGAATCGCCAACCCCTTGCGGGTGCCCGGTCGGCACGGTGATGGAAATTCGCAATCTGTTTTTCAACACGCCCGTGCGTCACCGCTTCTTGAAGACGGCGCAAACCGAGCGAGGGCATATCGTCGAAGCGTTTACACGAATCGCGCTGGCCAATCCCGACAAGCACTTTGTTTTGACCAGCAACGACAAAACGCTCTACGATTTGCCACCGACAACCCGATGGTCCGACCGCATTGCCGAGTTTTTTGGTGGCGAGATCGCGGATTCGCTGATCCCCATCGAAAGTGACGACTCGCAAATTCGCGTCAGCGGCTATGCCTGCGACCCCTCGGTCAGCCGAGGCAACAATCGCATGCAGTACATGTTTCTAAATGGTCGCCACATCCGCGACCGTTCGCTGCAACACGCGTTAAGCGAAGCGTATCGCGGGTTGTTGATGGTGGGGCGTCACCCGGTGTGCTTTCTGCGAATGGAAATGCCTGCCGAGATGGTCGACGTCAACGTCCATCCCACAAAACTAGAAGTCCGCTTCACCGATGGTGGCCGAGTGTATGGACGGCTGCTGCAGACGCTGCGTTACCAGTTCTTGAAAACCAACATGACGCATCGCGTCGGACCCGCTTCGACACCACAAACCAACACCGATTCAAGCAGCAGTGCGCCACGAAACGAGGTCGCCGCTGCCGCACCGAGTGTGCTGGGGCTTCCCAGCCGCGTCGAAGCCGAACAGCGACAAGGCGTGATCAATTGGGCACGCACGGGCGAAACCAGCCCAATGCCCGCGAGTTTGTCACCGGCAAGCTCGTCTCCTGCGAATTCATCGCCAGCAATGCCATCCACCTCGCTGCCGGACTTCCGCCCGTTTCCTGGCAACGCGCCGTTTCCGGCGAAGCCTTTGCCAGCGACCGCAGCGGGTGGTGCCGCCGTCGATGACAATGCCGCCGTCGACGCAGCCGCCGCAAACCATGCCGCCGCAAACCATGGTGATGCGGCGGCCGACCATGCGCCATGGGACGCTGAGCCTGTCGCCGGCAGTGGTGATCCAAACGGTGGCAACCCAACCGTTTGCTATCTCGGTTTCCAAGTTCACAATCGCTATCTCGTCACGCAGGACGAGAAGGGGATGGTGGTGATTGACCAACACGCGCTGCACGAACGGGTGCTTTACGAGCGGGTGAAAGACAAGGTCTTAGGCGGATCGGAGCGATTGGAATCGCAGCGATTGCTGGTCCCCGAGCCTGTTTCGCTGACGCCGGCTGAACGAACCGCGGCGCTGGATTCCAAAGACACGTTGGCCCGAATTGGGATCGAAATCGACGATTTTGGTGGCGAAACGATCCTGATCCAATCTTACCCCGCGATGCTAAAACGCATGTCGCCCGGCGACATGCTTCGAACGGTATTGGAATCGGTGATGTCGGCGGGCAAAGAACCCGACGCGCAAGACCTGCTGAATCACTTGCTAAGCACGATTGCCTGTAAAGCGGCCGTCAAAGCGGGCGATCCGCTCACGCGAGAAGAGATCACCAGCTTGCTGGAACAGCGTGATTTGTACCAAGACACGCACCATTGCCCGCACGGACGCCCCACCGCATTGTTCTTTAGTCGCGACGAATTGGACCGCATGTTTGGCCGCCTAGGGCCGCGTGGACGGGCCAAAGGGTAA